A single genomic interval of Pseudobacteroides sp. harbors:
- a CDS encoding Spo0E family sporulation regulatory protein-aspartic acid phosphatase, with the protein MFEQLEDLRSKLHEVMESGSTEDILRVSQELDVLIMIYTQKSLENRVSD; encoded by the coding sequence ATGTTTGAACAACTAGAAGACCTAAGAAGCAAGCTTCATGAGGTTATGGAGTCAGGAAGTACAGAAGACATTTTAAGAGTAAGTCAGGAATTAGATGTTCTGATAATGATTTATACTCAAAAGAGCTTGGAAAACAGGGTATCAGATTAA